One genomic region from Curtobacterium sp. 9128 encodes:
- a CDS encoding GNAT family N-acetyltransferase: protein MNDLRFSDDPADLDFERVHRWLSEQSYWARGRTREQQRAAMAGSRVFGVFDGASGIQLGYARVITDGATFGWLADVFVDPDARGRGVGIALVEGITTSLAPLGLKRIVLYTADTHGLYERSGFRPVPDPANWMVLPGPGYGHDVHD, encoded by the coding sequence ATGAACGACCTGCGGTTCTCCGACGACCCGGCTGATCTCGACTTCGAGCGAGTGCACCGCTGGCTGAGCGAGCAGTCCTACTGGGCGCGCGGCCGGACCCGCGAGCAGCAGCGCGCCGCGATGGCGGGCTCGCGGGTCTTCGGCGTGTTCGACGGCGCGAGCGGGATCCAGCTCGGGTACGCCCGGGTGATCACCGACGGCGCGACGTTCGGCTGGCTCGCCGACGTCTTCGTCGACCCCGACGCCCGTGGTCGCGGCGTCGGCATCGCCCTCGTCGAGGGCATCACGACGTCGTTGGCGCCGCTCGGACTCAAGCGGATCGTGCTGTACACCGCGGACACACACGGCCTCTACGAGAGGTCCGGCTTCCGACCGGTGCCGGATCCGGCGAACTGGATGGTCCTGCCCGGCCCGGGGTACGGCCACGACGTGCACGACTGA
- a CDS encoding TetR/AcrR family transcriptional regulator C-terminal domain-containing protein, which translates to MASTRGSATRARILDAAADLLGDRSPRALTVSDVARAAEVYPNQITHHFGSKDRLVVDAAFARFLRDTTRLQAAGRRATTPEALRAVLARTALAMPSTALLVTALGTAQDDARLRDRTSTLLAVLFRQSERYLDRITADHGWHSERGVARDARTFWSAVFGAVLFATAGAVGGPSDVDVAATISITG; encoded by the coding sequence ATGGCAAGCACACGCGGCTCGGCGACGCGGGCACGGATCCTCGACGCGGCGGCCGACCTCCTCGGTGACCGCAGTCCCCGTGCACTCACCGTCAGCGACGTCGCACGAGCCGCCGAGGTCTACCCGAACCAGATCACGCACCACTTCGGGTCGAAGGACCGTCTCGTCGTCGACGCAGCGTTCGCCCGGTTCCTCCGTGACACCACGCGACTCCAGGCTGCCGGGCGTCGTGCGACGACCCCTGAGGCGCTCCGGGCGGTGCTGGCGCGGACCGCGCTGGCGATGCCGTCGACGGCCCTCCTGGTGACGGCGCTCGGCACCGCGCAGGACGACGCCCGCCTCCGCGATCGCACGAGCACGCTGCTCGCGGTGCTCTTCCGGCAGTCCGAGCGCTACCTCGACCGCATCACCGCTGACCACGGCTGGCACAGCGAGCGCGGCGTGGCGCGTGATGCCCGGACGTTCTGGAGCGCGGTGTTCGGTGCCGTGCTGTTCGCCACGGCGGGCGCCGTCGGCGGGCCGTCCGACGTCGACGTCGCCGCGACGATCAGCATCACCGGCTGA
- a CDS encoding MFS transporter — protein sequence MSTNQSDVIIPQSRASLRDAWVALAGLSAVFLFEMLDNSILNVALPTIGRELLASTTALQWVTGSYAVVFGGLMLGFGAVADRFGRRRVMLLGLVLLGLASLATVFVTTVEQLVAVRIVMGIAAAMTTPGSMALAFRLFREDDLRVRATTVISTVGLVGLAIGPTVGGLVLAVAPWQVLLLVNVPIAALAFLGIRTGIARDDPTELHRDPVDVLGAVLGTAAIVCALVAPTLFVQDGVGAVGPWIATTAAALAVVLFVVRERTARHPLLDLALVARPLVSAGLAYKAATGIAVAGMGYLVTLQLQLAWGWSPALAAVGMLPQVVVLIAGGRLVGPFVQRVGLGRAAWMSATSVVLGLAVFALLGRTGYVAVAIALVLVAAGMRVVGVVAGVNVLRGLPEDRTTIGAALVDTASEVSSGVGLAVVGTILAALVSGSIASAHWTAAQAAGFDEAVTVGSVALTVVAAALVLWATTRTRRGAAQPTA from the coding sequence GTGTCCACCAACCAGTCCGACGTCATCATCCCGCAGTCTCGCGCCTCGCTCCGTGATGCGTGGGTCGCACTCGCCGGTCTGTCGGCGGTGTTCCTCTTCGAGATGCTCGACAACTCGATCCTCAACGTGGCGCTCCCGACGATCGGGCGCGAACTCCTTGCGAGCACGACCGCCCTGCAGTGGGTGACCGGCTCCTACGCGGTGGTGTTCGGCGGTCTGATGCTCGGGTTCGGCGCCGTCGCCGACCGGTTCGGCCGCCGCCGCGTGATGCTCCTCGGACTGGTGCTCCTGGGGCTCGCCAGCCTGGCGACGGTGTTCGTGACGACGGTCGAGCAGCTCGTCGCCGTCCGGATCGTGATGGGCATCGCCGCCGCGATGACGACACCGGGGTCGATGGCGCTGGCCTTCCGGCTGTTCCGCGAGGACGACCTGCGGGTCCGCGCCACCACGGTGATCTCGACGGTCGGACTCGTCGGACTCGCGATCGGACCCACGGTCGGCGGGCTCGTCCTCGCGGTCGCCCCCTGGCAGGTGCTGCTGCTCGTCAACGTCCCGATCGCCGCACTCGCGTTCCTCGGGATCCGCACCGGCATCGCTCGCGACGACCCGACGGAGCTCCACCGCGACCCCGTCGACGTGCTCGGGGCTGTCCTCGGCACGGCGGCGATCGTCTGCGCGCTCGTGGCTCCCACGCTCTTCGTGCAGGACGGCGTCGGCGCCGTCGGACCGTGGATCGCGACGACCGCCGCAGCCCTCGCGGTGGTGCTCTTCGTCGTGCGCGAGCGCACGGCCCGTCACCCGCTCCTCGACCTCGCCCTGGTCGCTCGTCCGCTGGTGTCCGCCGGTCTCGCGTACAAGGCCGCGACGGGCATCGCGGTCGCGGGCATGGGGTACCTCGTCACCCTGCAGCTCCAGCTCGCCTGGGGCTGGTCCCCCGCGCTCGCCGCCGTCGGCATGCTGCCGCAGGTCGTCGTCCTGATCGCGGGTGGCCGGCTCGTCGGACCGTTCGTCCAGCGCGTCGGCCTGGGGCGTGCGGCGTGGATGAGCGCCACCTCCGTGGTCCTCGGGCTCGCGGTGTTCGCGCTGCTCGGTCGCACCGGTTACGTCGCCGTCGCCATCGCGCTGGTGCTCGTCGCCGCCGGCATGCGCGTGGTCGGTGTCGTCGCCGGCGTCAACGTCCTCCGCGGCCTCCCCGAGGACCGCACCACCATCGGCGCCGCACTCGTCGACACCGCCTCCGAGGTCTCCTCCGGCGTCGGCCTCGCGGTCGTCGGCACGATCCTCGCCGCACTCGTCTCCGGCTCGATCGCGTCGGCGCACTGGACCGCAGCGCAGGCCGCCGGGTTCGACGAGGCGGTCACGGTCGGCAGCGTCGCCCTGACCGTGGTCGCCGCTGCGCTCGTCCTGTGGGCGACGACGCGGACGCGCCGCGGCGCGGCGCAGCCGACGGCCTGA
- a CDS encoding SDR family NAD(P)-dependent oxidoreductase: MTTTLITGANRSLGLETARRLIDAGHTVYAGMRDPATGDAARDLGAHVLQLDVTDQASIDAAVATLPQLDVLVNNAGVLGTSFGVDDLDADAIAHVLDTNVTGIVRVTQAALPRLRQSANPVIVNVASGVGFARWLTTPGRDEYPVPSIPYAASKAAVIALTVQYAKNLPDFRVNVSDPGYTATEFNGFGGHQTVTEGTDATVALATLDQSGPTGEFHDRDGRIAY, encoded by the coding sequence ATGACCACCACACTCATCACCGGAGCCAACCGGAGCCTCGGGCTCGAGACCGCACGACGACTCATCGACGCCGGGCACACCGTGTACGCCGGCATGCGCGACCCCGCGACCGGCGACGCCGCGCGCGACCTCGGCGCGCACGTCCTCCAGCTCGACGTCACCGACCAGGCGAGCATCGACGCGGCGGTCGCGACGCTGCCGCAACTCGACGTCCTCGTCAACAACGCCGGGGTCCTCGGGACGTCCTTCGGCGTCGACGATCTCGATGCCGACGCGATCGCGCACGTCCTCGACACCAACGTCACCGGGATCGTCCGGGTGACGCAGGCAGCGCTGCCCCGTCTCCGGCAGTCGGCGAACCCGGTGATCGTCAACGTGGCGTCTGGCGTCGGGTTCGCGCGCTGGCTGACCACCCCCGGCCGGGACGAGTACCCGGTGCCGTCGATCCCCTACGCGGCGTCGAAGGCAGCGGTGATCGCGCTGACCGTGCAGTACGCGAAGAACCTGCCCGACTTCCGCGTCAACGTCAGCGACCCCGGGTACACGGCGACGGAGTTCAACGGGTTCGGCGGTCACCAGACCGTCACCGAGGGCACCGACGCCACGGTCGCCCTGGCGACGCTCGACCAGAGCGGCCCGACGGGCGAGTTCCACGACCGCGACGGACGCATCGCGTACTGA
- a CDS encoding TetR/AcrR family transcriptional regulator — protein sequence MPRTATRGGPQTREKIASTAAELFLEHGFDAVTVAQIARAAGVSSVTVFNHFPRKEDLFLDRSDEARELLVGAVTERADGVGVGEALSGLFHRLADEHHPLSGLDPRSVPFFRTIAGSPALLAHARAIATELQAALRDALSSDPAFPADAGLAAAYVVAGYASVLVETAGRVLAGESSDDVAAAHRVRVDRLLDTLRHGVLPA from the coding sequence ATGCCCAGGACCGCGACCCGCGGGGGACCGCAGACGCGCGAGAAGATCGCGTCGACGGCGGCGGAGCTGTTCCTCGAGCACGGGTTCGACGCGGTGACGGTCGCGCAGATCGCCCGGGCCGCCGGGGTCTCGAGCGTCACGGTCTTCAACCACTTCCCACGCAAGGAGGACCTGTTCCTCGATCGTTCCGACGAGGCCCGCGAACTGCTCGTCGGAGCCGTCACGGAGCGCGCGGACGGTGTCGGGGTGGGGGAGGCCCTGTCCGGCCTGTTCCACCGACTCGCCGACGAGCACCATCCGCTGTCCGGGCTCGATCCACGGTCCGTGCCCTTCTTCCGGACGATCGCCGGGTCGCCGGCGCTGCTGGCGCACGCTCGTGCGATCGCCACGGAACTCCAGGCCGCGCTCCGCGACGCGCTGTCGTCGGACCCGGCGTTCCCGGCGGACGCAGGACTGGCAGCGGCGTACGTGGTCGCCGGGTACGCCTCGGTGCTCGTCGAGACCGCCGGCCGCGTGCTCGCGGGGGAGTCGAGTGACGACGTCGCAGCCGCACACCGCGTCCGCGTCGACCGCCTCCTCGACACGCTCCGTCACGGCGTTCTGCCAGCCTGA
- a CDS encoding helix-turn-helix transcriptional regulator → MSEFASVLRSWRDRVRPEEVGLPAGPGRRTPGLRREELAALAGVSVDYVVRLEQGRSVNPSPQLLGSLATALRLTTEERDHLFRVADAAPPSRSVVPRHVTPGVQRMVDRLGDVPLAVFTAAHDTLLWNDLWAALTGDPERLVGIERNLVWRHFMLGHDGIEYDDDHQEEFSSDLVADLRVAVGKYPGDRALAELVARLRRESPEFERRWAVARVAEHRASRKTLHTAVGPITVDCDVLSVPGGDLRIVVYTAVPGSDDADKLDLLRVTGLQDLAPR, encoded by the coding sequence ATGAGCGAGTTCGCGAGTGTCCTGCGGTCCTGGCGCGATCGGGTCCGGCCCGAGGAGGTCGGCCTCCCAGCCGGCCCCGGGAGACGCACACCAGGACTCCGCCGCGAGGAACTCGCCGCGCTCGCCGGAGTGAGCGTCGACTACGTGGTCCGGCTCGAGCAGGGACGCTCGGTGAACCCGTCGCCGCAGCTGCTCGGTTCCCTCGCGACCGCACTCCGACTGACGACCGAGGAGCGGGACCACCTGTTCCGCGTCGCCGACGCCGCACCGCCGTCACGCAGCGTCGTCCCCCGCCACGTCACGCCAGGGGTCCAGCGCATGGTGGACCGTCTCGGCGACGTCCCGCTCGCGGTGTTCACGGCGGCGCACGACACGCTGCTCTGGAACGACCTCTGGGCGGCGCTCACCGGCGACCCCGAACGCCTCGTGGGCATCGAGCGGAACCTGGTCTGGCGACACTTCATGCTCGGCCACGACGGGATCGAGTACGACGACGACCACCAGGAGGAGTTCTCCAGCGACCTCGTGGCGGACCTGCGCGTCGCCGTGGGGAAGTACCCGGGCGACCGGGCACTCGCCGAGCTGGTGGCCCGGCTCCGACGGGAGTCGCCGGAGTTCGAGCGCCGGTGGGCGGTCGCGCGGGTCGCGGAGCACCGAGCGAGCCGGAAGACCCTCCACACCGCCGTCGGGCCGATCACGGTGGACTGCGACGTGCTCAGCGTGCCGGGCGGGGACCTGCGGATCGTGGTCTACACGGCGGTCCCCGGATCGGACGACGCCGACAAGCTCGACCTGCTCCGGGTCACCGGGCTGCAGGACCTGGCGCCCCGCTGA
- the dhaM gene encoding dihydroxyacetone kinase phosphoryl donor subunit DhaM has translation MTVGILVVSHSAAVATGTVELARQMAADVQFVAAGGTEDGGIGTSFEAITAGIEELADADAVVVLCDLGSAYLTADTALDFLDDEVRARVHVSDAPIVEGTVAAAVAAQTGGDVDAVLAAAASAASSGSDASTASRPVDGDQPGGSVPEDQAGPDDEVAASTTLELVNETGLHARPAADFVKTAAKYDAAVRVNGVDAKSLLGIMALALPKGATVTIEASGDDAQDAVDALEALVRSGFGE, from the coding sequence GTGACCGTCGGGATCCTGGTCGTGTCGCACAGCGCAGCGGTCGCGACCGGGACCGTCGAGCTCGCCCGCCAGATGGCGGCCGACGTGCAGTTCGTCGCCGCGGGGGGCACCGAGGACGGCGGCATCGGCACCTCCTTCGAGGCGATCACGGCCGGCATCGAGGAGCTCGCCGATGCCGATGCGGTCGTCGTCCTGTGCGACCTCGGGTCCGCGTACCTGACGGCGGACACCGCGCTCGACTTCCTGGACGACGAGGTGCGCGCGCGGGTGCACGTGTCCGATGCCCCGATCGTCGAGGGGACGGTCGCCGCCGCCGTCGCGGCCCAGACGGGTGGCGACGTCGACGCCGTGCTCGCCGCCGCGGCGTCCGCCGCATCCTCCGGGTCGGACGCGAGCACTGCCTCCCGTCCGGTGGACGGTGACCAGCCTGGAGGCTCGGTGCCGGAAGACCAGGCCGGTCCGGATGACGAGGTGGCCGCGTCCACGACCCTGGAACTGGTCAACGAGACCGGCCTGCACGCCCGCCCCGCTGCGGACTTCGTGAAGACCGCCGCGAAGTACGACGCGGCCGTCCGGGTGAACGGGGTCGACGCGAAGAGCCTGCTCGGCATCATGGCGCTCGCCCTGCCGAAGGGCGCCACGGTGACCATCGAGGCTTCTGGGGACGACGCGCAGGACGCCGTGGATGCGCTCGAGGCGCTCGTCCGGTCCGGCTTCGGGGAGTAG
- a CDS encoding beta-ketoacyl-[acyl-carrier-protein] synthase family protein has protein sequence MQHTSNDLHDVVITGSGAVSPFGHGVAPLWDALVAGRSGVRTLDRQGDLWAQVPIRIGADAALDAEGALGRVRAQRLDRSQQLALVAAAEAWADAGAPDVDPDRLAVVVGTGIGGIETLLDAHDELGRNGARRVSPRTVPMLMANGAAAQISIELDARAGAYTTVSACASGAEAIALGARLIRSGEADVVVAGGAEAAVTPVTMASFAQSQALAKPDGDDPTTLSRPFDAARRGFVLGEGSGLVVLERADHAAARRARVRARLAGWGITSDAFHITAPRSDGSGQERAMLQALRMAGLQGTDVDHVNAHATGTPVGDTSEAAAITRVVGADAVVTAPKSAIGHMFGAAGAVETILTIRALETGTVPPTLNLERLDPEIDLDVVSGVARQAPMRAALNNSFGFGGQNASLLLTAA, from the coding sequence GTGCAGCATACAAGTAACGATCTCCACGACGTCGTCATCACCGGGTCCGGCGCGGTCTCGCCGTTCGGACACGGCGTCGCCCCACTCTGGGACGCGCTCGTCGCCGGTCGGTCGGGCGTCCGCACGCTCGATCGGCAGGGCGACCTCTGGGCGCAGGTGCCGATCCGCATCGGCGCCGATGCCGCGCTCGACGCCGAGGGTGCGCTCGGGCGGGTCCGCGCGCAGCGCCTCGACCGCAGCCAGCAGCTCGCGCTCGTCGCCGCTGCCGAGGCGTGGGCGGACGCCGGCGCTCCGGACGTCGACCCCGACCGACTCGCCGTCGTGGTGGGCACGGGCATCGGCGGCATCGAGACGCTCCTCGACGCGCACGACGAACTCGGTCGGAACGGTGCCAGGCGCGTGTCCCCGCGAACGGTGCCGATGCTCATGGCGAACGGCGCTGCGGCACAGATCAGCATCGAACTCGATGCTCGGGCCGGCGCGTACACGACCGTCTCCGCCTGCGCCTCGGGAGCCGAGGCGATCGCGCTCGGTGCCCGTCTGATCCGTTCGGGGGAGGCGGACGTGGTCGTCGCAGGGGGAGCGGAGGCGGCGGTGACCCCGGTGACGATGGCGTCGTTCGCCCAGTCGCAGGCGCTCGCGAAGCCGGACGGCGACGACCCGACCACCCTGTCGCGACCCTTCGACGCCGCCCGGCGCGGGTTCGTGCTCGGGGAGGGGTCGGGGCTCGTCGTCCTCGAGCGTGCCGACCACGCCGCCGCCCGCCGTGCACGGGTGCGTGCGCGGCTCGCGGGTTGGGGCATCACCTCCGACGCCTTCCACATCACCGCACCGCGGTCGGACGGTTCCGGACAGGAACGCGCGATGCTCCAGGCGCTCCGGATGGCCGGACTGCAGGGGACCGACGTCGACCACGTGAACGCACACGCCACCGGGACGCCGGTCGGCGACACGAGCGAGGCGGCCGCGATCACCAGGGTCGTCGGTGCGGATGCGGTGGTGACGGCGCCGAAGAGCGCGATCGGCCACATGTTCGGCGCAGCAGGTGCCGTGGAGACGATCCTGACGATCCGAGCCCTGGAGACCGGCACCGTGCCGCCGACGCTGAACCTGGAGCGGCTGGACCCGGAGATCGACCTCGACGTCGTGTCCGGCGTCGCACGGCAGGCGCCGATGCGGGCCGCGCTGAACAACTCGTTCGGCTTCGGTGGCCAGAACGCGTCGCTGCTCCTGACGGCCGCGTGA
- a CDS encoding copper resistance CopC family protein yields the protein MRRILQSSVAAAVLVLTTLVATEPASAHSALTASNPADGATVTTPLERVELTFSQAPLAGLDAGLRMEVRDAAGTDVSNGEVLVDGTTMSTGVRVEDGAYSVRWRYVSPDGHPITGELGFTVALPAASTPTAVPSPSSSSVDVTRSATAPPVSGADGGSPWYAGPAPWIGGGALLLAVALVLVATTRGRRTPAEE from the coding sequence ATGCGTCGCATCCTCCAGTCCTCGGTCGCCGCAGCGGTCCTCGTCCTGACCACGCTCGTCGCGACGGAACCGGCCAGCGCGCACTCGGCGCTGACCGCGAGCAACCCCGCCGACGGTGCGACCGTGACGACGCCGCTGGAGCGGGTCGAGCTGACGTTCTCGCAGGCGCCGCTCGCCGGACTCGACGCCGGCCTCCGGATGGAGGTCCGCGACGCAGCCGGAACCGACGTGTCGAACGGCGAGGTGCTCGTCGACGGGACGACGATGTCCACCGGGGTCCGTGTCGAGGACGGCGCGTACTCGGTGCGCTGGCGGTACGTCTCCCCCGACGGGCACCCGATCACCGGCGAGCTCGGCTTCACGGTCGCGCTGCCCGCCGCATCGACGCCGACGGCGGTACCGAGCCCGTCGTCGTCCTCCGTCGACGTGACGCGGTCGGCAACCGCCCCGCCCGTCTCCGGGGCCGACGGCGGATCCCCCTGGTACGCGGGACCGGCGCCGTGGATCGGTGGCGGCGCGCTGCTGCTCGCCGTGGCCCTCGTGCTCGTCGCCACCACCCGCGGACGCCGGACCCCGGCCGAGGAATGA